AATACTCTGAAGCGGTACTTACAAGAGAGCCGAGCTTCCAGTCCCCAAGCTGACCTGCCGACAATACCGACTTTAGATTCCAAGCTTACTAAGGTCAAAAAGACTAACTCACTTCCCGTTCCTTCATCCTCGCGATCGCAAAAATCAGGGCTACCACTCAAAGAGCAACCACGGTCTCATCCAGAGCGTGAGATGCAACCGCTATTAACGAATACTAACGAGCATGGTTTTCAAGAAATGCGTGCTGATGACGACCTCTAAAGGGAGATAAACAGTGGAGCAATGGCCAGTAAAACGACAAAACTTCAACCTCAAGTTGCTGAATCCCGAGCCCAGCAACTGAACCCGAAACGGATGATCGGCATCACCTCCGACAAGGGCGGCAACGGCAAAAGCACAGTGGCTCGGGCTCTGGGTGACATCCTCATCCGACGAGACATCCCGACTCGGGCCTTTGATTGCGATCGCCGTAACGCACAACTGCATCGGCATTACAACCAAGCGTTCTCGTCTGCCTTTGATTCAAATACAGGCGTGAGCCGGATTGATCTGAGTGTTAGAGGGGGAGCCGATGAACTCCTCAACAGTCTGGAATCCCCAACAACTCAGATTGTGCTGATTGATTTTCCTGCGGGTGGGGGAGAACTGTTTGAGCGCTTTGAACGAGAAATTAAGCTTTTTGACTTCCTGAGCGAAATCGGGTATCAACTGACGATGGTCAGTGTATTAAGTCGGGTTAAAGATAGTATCAATTCCCTCAGAACGCTGATGGAGTAC
The window above is part of the Trichocoleus sp. FACHB-46 genome. Proteins encoded here:
- a CDS encoding chromosome partitioning protein ParA, which codes for MASKTTKLQPQVAESRAQQLNPKRMIGITSDKGGNGKSTVARALGDILIRRDIPTRAFDCDRRNAQLHRHYNQAFSSAFDSNTGVSRIDLSVRGGADELLNSLESPTTQIVLIDFPAGGGELFERFEREIKLFDFLSEIGYQLTMVSVLSRVKDSINSLRTLMEYCGDRADHVVLKNCFFGEPEKFSRFDQSKTKELVLQTGGVILNFPDLYDSTYDVLDDKNLTFSGALQPESGLPMADRHRVRVFLDEAEAEFLEAAEFLGLA